The following is a genomic window from Candidatus Obscuribacter sp..
TTGTGTTCGAGTTTTCGCTCTCAAACTGTATTTGCTCTTGAGCTGCTTTGTGTATTTTACTTACTTCAGCTCTAGCCCGCTGCATTATCTCGTCTTTTGCCTTTTCGGCTTTTGCTTGAGGCGAATTGGGATCTAGGACTTCTTCCTCATCGTCGTCCTTGGAAGACTTGCTGGCAATAGCTACGGATGTGCTGGTACCGGTCTTATGTATCTGAGTTTTGTATTTGTCTATATTGTCCAGACCGGCCTGACATTGAGCTTTGACTGCGGGGTGCAAACTGTGGTGCATTGCCATCTGGTAAGCATAGCGGGCTTGAGGCATCTGACCTAAGGCGTAACAACAATGACCGAGATAATACTGTGCTTGCCAGTCGCCAGGATTAGCCCTGGTCACGCGCTCAAAGGTAAGACGTGCGGCATTGTAGTCTCTTGCATTGTATAAGGCGATACCTTGCTCCGACTCAGATGCAGCAAAAGCTGGCATATGAGCTGACGATAAAACCACTAAAGCGGCAATTATGTTTATGTGATGAGCTGATTTAATTGCCATGTACTGCCTCGTTTGCTCCCATAATAACCGGTGAAGTGTATTTGAGAATACTCTTTGGATTTATATCATGAGCCTAACGTATCATTTCGATTTTGGCTGTTTCTCAGGCAACATTAATCAATTGGAGCATAAAGGTTAAAAACGCTTTGCCTCTATAACTCTGCTCCTGGGCTCTTAAAAACCTTTGTGGGAACTAAAATCCTTACCACCTGTCCTACTAGTGGCGGCAAGCAAGGCTTCAGCCGATAGTTTTTTGAGGACAGGATAATGATTTACACATTGATTTCACTGCTCGTATTTTTCTGGTTTGTAGGACTGATTTCGCATATCGGTGGCAGTTTTGTGCATACACTTTTGGTTTTAGCACTCGGCATCTTTTTGTTCGATGTTATTACCGGACGCCGTTCATCTGTATAAAAAATCAATCAGTGCAACTTGCCTGCACTCCTTGGTATAGCGGTCTGACGCAGCTAGAACTGCGTCAGACCTTACTATTTGTTAGTTGCTGTGCTCTGCGGATCTTTTTTGCATCGATTCACTTGCACGTTTGACATATTTGACATTTGTTTCCCATGGCTTGGGTAAGAAGCCTACTACTTTGATTAGATGCGATTTGGCTTTTTGTGCTCTTTCGTCACCTGAAAA
Proteins encoded in this region:
- a CDS encoding tetratricopeptide repeat protein is translated as MAIKSAHHINIIAALVVLSSAHMPAFAASESEQGIALYNARDYNAARLTFERVTRANPGDWQAQYYLGHCCYALGQMPQARYAYQMAMHHSLHPAVKAQCQAGLDNIDKYKTQIHKTGTSTSVAIASKSSKDDDEEEVLDPNSPQAKAEKAKDEIMQRARAEVSKIHKAAQEQIQFESENSNTICKYPDGHKALDIPYQRVDAINAEAEEKCTKIMNDAEARCRGYH